In Erigeron canadensis isolate Cc75 chromosome 8, C_canadensis_v1, whole genome shotgun sequence, the DNA window ATTGTCTTTTTACATAACATGTTAGTGTCTTATCTTTTTACATGGATCAAAGTGtatcctttttttatttaaagttttaagcaGGAATAAATTAGTATGTGAAATTATACATTGGGAACTAAAACATAAATAGTGTTTACAGCTTCCATTGTATATTATGTATGGCCATCCATTtgctaaaaaacaaaaaacctatTGGGTTTCACACTCTGGTCATTGTAAATCTGCAaatctatttattttgttattttgaaaGAAGCAAATATTTATTAGGAGTTtaactttaaagaaaaagaaaagtggaGTTCTTCACATATCTCGTTTTGCATCAAATGGATCCACTTCAATATCTTTATTAAATTGTTTACTCGCTACTACTTTAGTAATTTCATGCTCGTTTTTCTTGGAGTATATCATTACAGATCAATAGCCCCAAAGTAAACATTcatctttttaaataaatctCCTTCCTCCTCCTTCATTCTCAATGTTCCCATGACATCAAAAGCCCCAAAGACACCGGTTATGACAGAAGTACTGCTCACCCAAAAAGACGTACTCTAAGACACCGGCTTGTAATTTGTGAGAAGTGAAGACCGTGTCTAAAACACCGGCTTTGTCAGAAAGCATGCCACGTACCCCAAGCCTGGTATCTAAGACAACGGCTTTGCACCTAAAACCTTaaaaccggtgtctaagacaccggtcttCATAGTTTTACAATTTCTAAACCAAAAGTTCGTAGTTGCACCATATGCTTCGAAAAATGTCGCATCCGTACAAAAAAATCCAATCTAGCTAGCACTAGAACTAAATAATATCAAACTAGGAAAAAGCTGGTAAATTTTCAAAAGGGAAAGTTTCATTTTGAGCTAATATGCTATGCGTTTCGTCACCAAAGGGTCTAGCAGGCCGGAGTATGTAAGATGACCATCAATTAAGAGGTCGCGGAAGAAAAGTAATACacgtttaaacaaaaaaaaaattatatatgtttggaCTACTTGCCATTCAAAAAAACGTACTATACGTTTCTTCAGTCCGGATAAACCCCTGAAATTTATGGTTGTTTCTTTTCATGGGTACTTGGTTGGTAAAAGGTTCAATACCAAGTTCAATTTGGTATTTTTTTGGGAATCGAGGCTGCAAACAAGTTCAACTCAGCCCCAGATCGAATGGGCCAAAGCTCGGttcaactaattttttttttttccagattttgTTGTGGTTTCAAAATTGAGAGAATGATTTTACCCTTCGATcgataagaaaacaaaataaataaataacctaACACCAGCAGCTATATCGAATggaaaaaaacccaaaaattttattaaaaaaaaggtcaaaagaaaagaaggagaAATATAAAGGGATCAATCACCTTATGCACTTGTACTCAGCTGATGATATCAACTTTTTTCTATCGTCGATCATGaactctaaatatatattttcgatCTATCCGAGTATTACCCGGGTTTGATTAgctagttaaaataaaattagagtacgtagaaaaaaatttaatgaatCTAAAACTACCTTCTAAAAGGATAGTTCAAAAAAGTTGGTCTGTTTAGGTTTTTTTTCTGAGAAATGTTAAGTTGACaaataatttacaaataaatattcaaccaatcaaattaagttattttatttttttcttttttttctctttttgttgatTGGTCCACACCATATGTCTTTGAAATCAtttgtttgtaaattttttttatagatctAGCATTCCtctttttcataatattaaaataatacgaataataataacacactaactattattatttaaatggaTTTTGTTAATGGCAAGTGACACACATGTTTTTAGTTagttttatgatttatataattatgtttacttatttaaattatggacaagttttatatttgaattaGGTATTCTTAATAATATGAAATTTCATGCAAGATGTTTGACAAATTGCctaaaaaaactatttatagTTCAAAAAGTCAAGATATGTCCTTGATATAGAGATAAAGATTATTCAATCTAGGATCTAGGGCTGCTGTGCTTCTTCATGATGCTAGCTTTGTGAtgttttaaggttttttttttatactttttgaaaCTGGTTCCACTTGAAATCTGAGATTTCCATTCTCATTTTTAGCAACATTTTTTAGATGATTAGTGCTCGTAGAATCGATACTCACACCCAGTGGTGGAGCCAGGCCGGATTTTTATTCTGGGATCGCCGAACAGCTTTCATCATACTAATAAGtgtaaaattaaactacaaaattcAATTACTCGGGATTGCCAATTACCTTAAAATTGATTAAATACTTAGAAATAGTActaaaaatatagagttttataaaaattgttggGTCGACATGGCCACCCGTGGCCACCACATAGCTCATCCACTGCTCACACCTTATAGtttcttatattaaaaataacatcTATTATCATCATAGAGTAGTGGTGCAAAACAGGGGACGGCAACATTATTCATACAAAAGAAAGCAAGCTctgaaatatataatatatatacatcggGCATAAGTTGTTGTAGGTGACAACGGCCTATGTTGAACCTTGATATAACTCTGGTGATAGACGCGGAGCAACAAGAAGTTCAAGTGGAGTGACTTTGAGATTTGTTAATGCATTACTTTCGGTCATGTCAATTTTCTCATCTGATGGCTTTTGAAACTCAAATCCGTGTATTATGCTAGCTAGTATCAAGCTGATGGCTTGAAGAGCAAAGGAGATTCCTATGCAGCTTCTTCGACCACTGCCAAAAGGAATCAGCTCATAGTGTTGGCCCTTCACATCGATATCCTTTTTGGTTGTCAAGAATCTCTCGGGTTGGAATTCAAAAGGATCGCTCCATACGTCAGGATCATGTTGTATCTTCCAAGCGTTAATTAAAAGACGTGTTCCTTTAGGAACGTAGTAACCACTAACGATGCAGTCTTCTGTGGACTCATGAGGAAGCAAAAGTGGTCCTGCAGGATAAAGCCGCATAGTTTCTTTGATAATGGCTTGAAGATAGACTAAGCTCTTCAAATCCGACTCTTCTACAATTCTATCTCTTCCCACATGGATTTCAAGCTCTTCTTGGGCTTTCTTCAACACCTCAGGGTTATTGACTAACAATGATAAAGCCCACGTTAAGGTTATCGTCGTCGTGTCACTTGCCCCTATTATAATTGACTGAAATATGCAACAAATTGAATTCATAAGTTTGTCCATAAACATTTTGTGGCATTAGCATAATGGTAACAAAAACACATACCTGGCATGAGGCTTTTACAATAGTGTCATGGCTATAGCCATAAAAGTCCTCTTTTAGCTCATTAACACGCGATAACAATGCCGCTAATAAAACTTGGTCTTTGCCCTCATCTTCTTTTGCATTTTGTGTAGAACTCATCTTATTTTTGTGATCTTCTAACCATGAGTGGAATATATCATCCATTTCTTTCGCCGtctccttcatcttcttctcaTAACCTCCGATATCTAACCATCTCAAGCCAGGAATGACATCAGATGGCACATTAGCAACCATTAGTTCCGTTAACCGATGAACACATTTCCTGAACTGATCTTCCTTAATCTGTTCTCCACGAGAAATTTGGTTCCCAAACATCATCTTCATAATCATATTCTCGGTTAGATCTCCAAACCATTCTTTCATTTCAATCATTACCGTGTTAACTGGCCCTTTGTTCTCTTTCCATTTTGCATACATATCTCTTATGGATGACTTCAATTCAGAGACTCGGATCTGTTCTAGCATCCTGAGACGACGAGGAGACCCCATTTCAAGTACAATCAACTTGCGAATCTCACGCCagtatggtccacttggtgcaAAGGCGAACATAGCAGAGTTGTGGCCCATCACCTCTGTTGCCATGGCTTTTGAGCGGCTAGAAAATACTCTGTCGTTGGTGGTTAAACATTCTTTAGCCACCTCTGAGTTACTAACAACCAGAGTTCGATGAACGCCAAATTTGATAGTGAAAATTGGTCCAAACTTGTCAGCCATAGAGCCGAACAATTTGTGAGGAGGAACTTTAGAACCGGTTAAAAGATGCAAGTGACCAATAATCGGCCATGATCCTCCAACTTCAGGTGCTGTTTTTCTAGGTCCTTTGTTTATCCTGCTAAACAGCATAATGCAAAATATGCTAGCTATCAAAGTTACAAGAGAAACAATTAAATCCATGACAATTGTGTTTTGGTGCACAAATGCAATGGATCATATGCGCATAAAGTTGAAATGATGTATGATAATTCGTGGAAAGCAAGAATATTTATAACCAATGGTAAAACAATagctattatattttttttaacagttagtCAATATTCGACGTCACAGCATGACCGATGATAGGGTGGGACAAAGTGGACGACGGCCCGAGGCCCGATTTTTTAGGGGcccaatttattttatttttttagtgtatatatgaaaaagataatttgagaccaactaaaaaaagtccaaaaaaggaccattgattttcgtaagttacacaccaccatcatgatctactatgatatacaagacttttttgtaaaaacactaagactttcaagcgacggacccacagaaaaatcatgtgtaagttaacttacacacttacacatgtgtaagttacacatgtgtaagtaacttacacatgatttttctatggatccatcgccggaaagtcttagtgtttttacaaaaaattcttgtatatcgtagtagatcatgatggtgtacaaaaatcaatggtcctagttagtcctaaaataagaggtggtctcaaattatctcacccctataaatatatatatatatatatatatatatatatatatatatatatatatatataatcaacttAACTCATTACAAATCttaataattaaccaaaaattaaaccatataacttaacttatataaaaaacacaGTTACATATCCTTTACGGataaataaagttatatttttcaatcttaGAATGTAGCTGCAACCTGCAAGATACTCTAATGTCTTTGAAAGCTTAGAGTATTGATCAATAAAGTATTAATACAGAATATGAGGATTATAGTATTGTATCTTTTAATTGGATGTGTATAATGTATAAGTGTTAAACATAAtttgtaaaatgatatatatttttatcttaatAATTCTCCTAGAACTATAAAACAATGGCATATGCATTTTATTAAATCTCCTTTTCAATCTTAGTATAGTTGTATgtgaaaatgttattttattttcaagttattGTATAGTAGTAATCATAATAGTCAGGTCAAAATTTATGTAGAGGCTAAATTGTAAATCAGTGATTTCGATGTActtatttatgttgtttaatataacgTAACTCCTCCATTATCACATGCTCTAAAATTGCAAAGACCAATGTTCAAGTTTAAGATAGATGTTTTTATAACTGGCACCCagacgaaattattttaagggtccaTTTTTTCTAATTATCTGGTGAGAGTtaacttttgtttaaaaatatttttccacttaaagatgactctaataaatataataaaaggcTTTTAAATTTGTCCCCTCACAAAAAAAATTCTGGCCCCGTCCCTGTTTGCTAATagctattatattaatattattttacgCCATCCATTTGAGACCCGTATTTAATTAACCTGCTTCCCATTTCCATCCCCTGTTTGTTTATTTCTTTTGCCTGTGTATCCTAATCTTGTCATTTGATCACGAAGTCGAACGTATGCTACAGGTCGCATGCATATTTAATTACGAGTAATGTTAAGTTATATCAACCTAACATTTTGATTATGTTATACATTTTCATGACATGTGTCAATACCCATTTCTCACACCTTATATATATCATCCTTTAAGCTTAGCATATGTTACAACTTAGTAAAATTTGTAGATTCAAATCATAGGAATACGTACAGATCATTAATTTCTCATTTAATAACTTTGATAATACATAACTCAATGTAAGAGTTGAAGCTCGTTTAATTTGCTGGAGTTATAAGTTGATGCATTATGCATATATACTGTAGCttgaaaattttatactttttggaatttgaaaaaaaaaaaaaagaaaaagaagaagaatggaACAAGAACTCATTGTTAGGTTAATTCTTTATACAAGAAAAATCAAGTTTTAACACTTAGGGGCTTTTTCGTCCATTTAGActctatttttttgtttgaaggcttttaatttgtttaattaataacaaaatcaactaacttttaatgtttgttttaaCTTGTTAGACGGCTGGCTAAGTCAACTTCAAACATAAACCATGTGCATTTAATTAACATAGCAAAACCGCCCTTTAGGTGCATTGCATTTAACCGCAAAGTCAATTTGCCAAAAGGGTTCATAGAAACCAAACCAGTGAGAAAGTATATATCCTGGTGCATCGTTTCCACAAGCCGCGTAGCCAATGCAACCACAAAGGACATAAAATATGGTGGTGTGGTCGAAACTCGATCCGGCTAGCTAGTGATGTTTTCTTCATCACTTTGTTCTCTGGTGGATATGATTTGAAAGTGTCTTGCATTCATTTCAATTATAATTTCACATCAGAAcactaattttatatatgtatgtcaattagtatttttgtttcttaatgTTATTGATCAATGACAATTATTCATCCATAGCAATATAGCATACATTCATTTCTCATTCGTAATGGTCTACAATATTATTCTTGTTGATCATGATCGTTAAAGGTATTTAGGCCTCTCTTAATAGAGTGCTATTCCTCACTATCAATTTTTTTCTCTCCAAAAACATCTCTTCCACACCCATTAGCAATAACACATTTTTCTCAAATCTTTCTTAAtatttctctctctaaaaaacacacacaaactttACCTGACCCCACCTCTCTCTTCCATTTCCTCTTCCACCTTACCAGACTctctacatcatacctccctATATCCTCTTTTGGCAGGATTAGGTACAGTTGTTGCCGTTGTTGTTGTCACTATAAAaggatttttattatttcaattaagggatgaaaatttaaataaattgatcAAGGGGGTTGATATTATTTCCTAGAAGTGCTAAATGATTACACCAATCCATATCTAGAAAGGTATAACTAATATTTAGTGGTTACTAATGAAGAATATTTATTCTTTAGAATGAATTTTGTTAATAGTAAGTGACACACATGATTTagttaattttatgattttgaagatgttgtaattatgtttacTATCTTCTTTAGATTATAggtaagttttatatataaatgaactatttttaataatatgaaaTTTCATGTAGGCAAGATGTTTGACAAATTGCCTAAGAGAACTATTTAGGCCCATGCTTATAATGTAGTCATTGTGTAGTCCTCAAAGGCCAGGACTCCCGACGTTATCCGTCCTAATTCTTACAATCAAACACACATCATGCCTAAGAAAAacaaccaaaaccaaaacaagaaaacCAACCAAAATGTTGGAGACGATATGCTTTAAAACCTTCTCGACTTTCCTCCACCGCCATCACAGGCGTTGTCGTTGTCTAACCCACAAGTTCAATCTACCAACTCTCAATTCCCACTCAACTATATGCCGTCGCCATCGATGCCTCCACTTCGTTTTATAACAGTATGGGTTATAACCCGATTGACGGCATAAATAACGCAAACAACCTTCTCTTATTGCAACAATTGCAGGCGGCACAGATGTATCAACAAGCAACAGCCGTGGGTgcgacaccaccaccacaaccgaTTAATGTGGCAGATGAAACGAACAATCAACGCGCAGGAACTAGTGTTGCTTCTGCCACTCCTGTGGACGATGAAGTAGAGGCAGT includes these proteins:
- the LOC122579820 gene encoding demethylepipodophyllotoxin synthase-like: MDLIVSLVTLIASIFCIMLFSRINKGPRKTAPEVGGSWPIIGHLHLLTGSKVPPHKLFGSMADKFGPIFTIKFGVHRTLVVSNSEVAKECLTTNDRVFSSRSKAMATEVMGHNSAMFAFAPSGPYWREIRKLIVLEMGSPRRLRMLEQIRVSELKSSIRDMYAKWKENKGPVNTVMIEMKEWFGDLTENMIMKMMFGNQISRGEQIKEDQFRKCVHRLTELMVANVPSDVIPGLRWLDIGGYEKKMKETAKEMDDIFHSWLEDHKNKMSSTQNAKEDEGKDQVLLAALLSRVNELKEDFYGYSHDTIVKASCQSIIIGASDTTTITLTWALSLLVNNPEVLKKAQEELEIHVGRDRIVEESDLKSLVYLQAIIKETMRLYPAGPLLLPHESTEDCIVSGYYVPKGTRLLINAWKIQHDPDVWSDPFEFQPERFLTTKKDIDVKGQHYELIPFGSGRRSCIGISFALQAISLILASIIHGFEFQKPSDEKIDMTESNALTNLKVTPLELLVAPRLSPELYQGST